In a single window of the Scyliorhinus torazame isolate Kashiwa2021f chromosome 2, sScyTor2.1, whole genome shotgun sequence genome:
- the fign gene encoding fidgetin isoform X1 — MINSASVYGLKMQWTPEHAQPLSQWPEQHFDISSTTRSPAHKADVFRGHLQRTYQYAWANDDISALTASNLLKKYAEKYSGILEGPSERSILSSYSEGPPGLVNGRKNEGETWQSSVNSEGVYSMSCVPDVITASKSGVTTTLPPTDASGNIGSSPGVASNLPEPSYSSSTCGSLHSGLPPVGASQEYATAYNGSYLHSSYSGQSAPALPSPHPSPLHSSGLLQPPPPPPPPPPSLVPGYSTGSSSISGTVYNYPSAGYPPQTPVGPGYSPGAAPPPSAYLPSGIAAPTPLPPTTVAGYSYQSHGLPPIAPSPLSNSSANSLKRKAFYMAGQGEMDPSYGNYSYGQQRTAQSPMYRMPDNTISNSNRGNGFDRSAESASLAFKPTKQLIVTDQQRKFSSQSNRALTPPSYSASKNSMGPSRPTESFGKFTSPVMNERSDEHRQLLPHPIQGPGIRAATSSNRPADEQLKNTDSHLIELVTNEIINQGPPIDWSDIAGLEMAKAAIKEEVLWPILRPDVFTGLSALPRSILFFGPQGTGKTLLGRCIASQLGATFFRINGSALISKWLGEGDKIIQASFLVARCRQPSVIFISEVDLLLSSQVNEEPSPISRIKTELLMQLDTSVTSVEDQVVVICATNKPEEIDEAGRRYFMKRLLIPLPDSTARHQMVIHLLSQHNYCLSDKEIALIVQRTESFSGLDVVRLCQEAMVGPLHTMQGTDLSTIMPNQLRPITYQDFDNAFCKIQPSISQKELDVYVEWNKMFGCSQ, encoded by the coding sequence GCTTGAAGATGCAGTGGACGCCGGAACATGCCCAGCCTCTGAGCCAGTGGCCGGAACAGCACTTTGACATCTCCTCCACTACTCGTTCACCAGCCCACAAAGCCGATGTGTTCAGGGGCCACCTGCAACGCACCTATCAGTATGCCTGGGCCAACGATGATATCTCCGCACTGACTGCCTCAAACCTGCTGAAAAAATATGCAGAGAAATACTCTGGAATTTTGGAAGGCCCCAGTGAACGATCCATCTTAAGTAGCTACTCTGAGGGGCCACCGGGACTGGTTAATGGACGGAAAAATGAAGGCGAGACTTGGCAATCTTCAGTGAACTCCGAAGGGGTATACTCTATGAGCTGCGTTCCGGATGTCATTACTGCGAGTAAGTCAGGAGTGACCACTACCCTTCCACCAACAGATGCTTCTGGAAATATAGGGAGCTCTCCTGGAGTAGCCAGCAACCTGCCAGAACCAAGTTATTCCAGCAGTACCTGTGGTAGCCTCCATTCTGGGCTCCCACCGGTCGGTGCATCTCAGGAATATGCCACAGCTTACAATGGCTCTTATCTGCATTCAAGTTACAGTGGCCAGTCAGCCCCAGCACTTCCATCACCTCATCCATCACCTTTGCACAGTTCTGGCCTtctgcagccccctcctcctcctcctccccctcctccttccttagTCCCAGGCTACAGTACCGGCTCCTCCAGCATTTCTGGCACTGTGTATAATTATCCTTCGGCTGGCTACCCCCCACAGACTCCTGTTGGCCCTGGATACAGTCCTGGTGCAGCCCCACCTCCTTCTGCTTATCTGCCATCAGGCATTGCTGCTCCAACTCCTCTCCCTCCAACCACTGTAGCAGGTTACAGTTACCAGAGTCATGGCTTGCCACCAATTGCTCCGTCACCACTTAGTAACAGTTCAGCCAATTCCCTGAAAAGGAAAGCTTTCTACATGGCCGGGCAGGGAGAAATGGATCCTAGCTATGGAAATTACAGTTATGGACAACAGCGGACTGCGCAGAGCCCTATGTACAGAATGCCAGACAATACCATTTCAAACTCAAACAGAGGAAATGGCTTTGACAGGAGTGCTGAGTCAGCATCTCTAGCATTTAAACCAACAAAGCAACTGATAGTCACTGATCAGCAAAGAAAATTCAGCAGCCAGTCAAACAGGGCCCTCACACCCCCTTCGTACAGTGCTAGTAAAAATTCCATGGGACCATCAAGACCAACTGAATCTTTTGGCAAATTCACCTCGCCGGTAATGAATGAACGTAGTGATGAGCATAGACAGCTTCTCCCACATCCAATCCAAGGCCCGGGCATTCGTGCAGCTACCTCATCTAACCGGCCAGCTGATGAACAGCTAAAGAACACTGACTCACACCTCATAGAACTTGTAACCAATGAAATTATAAATCAAGGGCCTCCAATAGACTGGAGTGACATAGCTGGCCTTGAAATGGCCAAGGCAGCTATAAAGGAGGAGGTTTTATGGCCCATACTGAGGCCTGATGTTTTCACCGGACTCAGTGCTCTACCTAGAAGCATCCTTTTCTTTGGTCCTCAAGGAACAGGCAAAACCCTATTGGGCAGGTGCATAGCTAGCCAACTGGGTGCAACCTTCTTCAGAATCAATGGCTCAGCACTTATTTCAAAGTGGTTGGGGGAAGGGGACAAAATCATTCAGGCGTCTTTCCTTGTGGCACGCTGTCGTCAGCCCTCGGTCATTTTCATCAGTGAAGTTGATTTGCTTCTTTCGTCACAAGTGAACGAAGAGCCCAGTCCCATCAGTCGTATTAAAACAGAGCTCCTCATGCAGCTGGAcacttcagtgacctctgtggagGATCAGGTTGTGGTAATTTGTGCCACCAATAAACCAGAAGAAATAGATGAAGCTGGCCGCAGATACTTTATGAAACGACTTTTAATCCCATTACCTGACAGTACAGCAAGGCACCAGATGGTAATACACTTGCTCTCACAGCACAACTACTGCCTCAGTGACAAGGAGATCGCACTGATTGTGCAGCGTACTGAGAGCTTCTCTGGCTTGGATGTAGTTCGACTGTGTCAGGAAGCAATGGTAGGCCCTCTCCATACCATGCAGGGCACAGACCTTTCAACCATCATGCCTAATCAGTTAAGGCCAATCACTTACCAGGACTTCGACAATGCTTTTTGCAAGATCCAGCCGAGCATTTCCCAGAAAGAGCTGGACGTGTATGTTGAATGGAACAAAATGTTTGGCTGCAGCCAATGA
- the fign gene encoding fidgetin isoform X2, which translates to MQWTPEHAQPLSQWPEQHFDISSTTRSPAHKADVFRGHLQRTYQYAWANDDISALTASNLLKKYAEKYSGILEGPSERSILSSYSEGPPGLVNGRKNEGETWQSSVNSEGVYSMSCVPDVITASKSGVTTTLPPTDASGNIGSSPGVASNLPEPSYSSSTCGSLHSGLPPVGASQEYATAYNGSYLHSSYSGQSAPALPSPHPSPLHSSGLLQPPPPPPPPPPSLVPGYSTGSSSISGTVYNYPSAGYPPQTPVGPGYSPGAAPPPSAYLPSGIAAPTPLPPTTVAGYSYQSHGLPPIAPSPLSNSSANSLKRKAFYMAGQGEMDPSYGNYSYGQQRTAQSPMYRMPDNTISNSNRGNGFDRSAESASLAFKPTKQLIVTDQQRKFSSQSNRALTPPSYSASKNSMGPSRPTESFGKFTSPVMNERSDEHRQLLPHPIQGPGIRAATSSNRPADEQLKNTDSHLIELVTNEIINQGPPIDWSDIAGLEMAKAAIKEEVLWPILRPDVFTGLSALPRSILFFGPQGTGKTLLGRCIASQLGATFFRINGSALISKWLGEGDKIIQASFLVARCRQPSVIFISEVDLLLSSQVNEEPSPISRIKTELLMQLDTSVTSVEDQVVVICATNKPEEIDEAGRRYFMKRLLIPLPDSTARHQMVIHLLSQHNYCLSDKEIALIVQRTESFSGLDVVRLCQEAMVGPLHTMQGTDLSTIMPNQLRPITYQDFDNAFCKIQPSISQKELDVYVEWNKMFGCSQ; encoded by the coding sequence ATGCAGTGGACGCCGGAACATGCCCAGCCTCTGAGCCAGTGGCCGGAACAGCACTTTGACATCTCCTCCACTACTCGTTCACCAGCCCACAAAGCCGATGTGTTCAGGGGCCACCTGCAACGCACCTATCAGTATGCCTGGGCCAACGATGATATCTCCGCACTGACTGCCTCAAACCTGCTGAAAAAATATGCAGAGAAATACTCTGGAATTTTGGAAGGCCCCAGTGAACGATCCATCTTAAGTAGCTACTCTGAGGGGCCACCGGGACTGGTTAATGGACGGAAAAATGAAGGCGAGACTTGGCAATCTTCAGTGAACTCCGAAGGGGTATACTCTATGAGCTGCGTTCCGGATGTCATTACTGCGAGTAAGTCAGGAGTGACCACTACCCTTCCACCAACAGATGCTTCTGGAAATATAGGGAGCTCTCCTGGAGTAGCCAGCAACCTGCCAGAACCAAGTTATTCCAGCAGTACCTGTGGTAGCCTCCATTCTGGGCTCCCACCGGTCGGTGCATCTCAGGAATATGCCACAGCTTACAATGGCTCTTATCTGCATTCAAGTTACAGTGGCCAGTCAGCCCCAGCACTTCCATCACCTCATCCATCACCTTTGCACAGTTCTGGCCTtctgcagccccctcctcctcctcctccccctcctccttccttagTCCCAGGCTACAGTACCGGCTCCTCCAGCATTTCTGGCACTGTGTATAATTATCCTTCGGCTGGCTACCCCCCACAGACTCCTGTTGGCCCTGGATACAGTCCTGGTGCAGCCCCACCTCCTTCTGCTTATCTGCCATCAGGCATTGCTGCTCCAACTCCTCTCCCTCCAACCACTGTAGCAGGTTACAGTTACCAGAGTCATGGCTTGCCACCAATTGCTCCGTCACCACTTAGTAACAGTTCAGCCAATTCCCTGAAAAGGAAAGCTTTCTACATGGCCGGGCAGGGAGAAATGGATCCTAGCTATGGAAATTACAGTTATGGACAACAGCGGACTGCGCAGAGCCCTATGTACAGAATGCCAGACAATACCATTTCAAACTCAAACAGAGGAAATGGCTTTGACAGGAGTGCTGAGTCAGCATCTCTAGCATTTAAACCAACAAAGCAACTGATAGTCACTGATCAGCAAAGAAAATTCAGCAGCCAGTCAAACAGGGCCCTCACACCCCCTTCGTACAGTGCTAGTAAAAATTCCATGGGACCATCAAGACCAACTGAATCTTTTGGCAAATTCACCTCGCCGGTAATGAATGAACGTAGTGATGAGCATAGACAGCTTCTCCCACATCCAATCCAAGGCCCGGGCATTCGTGCAGCTACCTCATCTAACCGGCCAGCTGATGAACAGCTAAAGAACACTGACTCACACCTCATAGAACTTGTAACCAATGAAATTATAAATCAAGGGCCTCCAATAGACTGGAGTGACATAGCTGGCCTTGAAATGGCCAAGGCAGCTATAAAGGAGGAGGTTTTATGGCCCATACTGAGGCCTGATGTTTTCACCGGACTCAGTGCTCTACCTAGAAGCATCCTTTTCTTTGGTCCTCAAGGAACAGGCAAAACCCTATTGGGCAGGTGCATAGCTAGCCAACTGGGTGCAACCTTCTTCAGAATCAATGGCTCAGCACTTATTTCAAAGTGGTTGGGGGAAGGGGACAAAATCATTCAGGCGTCTTTCCTTGTGGCACGCTGTCGTCAGCCCTCGGTCATTTTCATCAGTGAAGTTGATTTGCTTCTTTCGTCACAAGTGAACGAAGAGCCCAGTCCCATCAGTCGTATTAAAACAGAGCTCCTCATGCAGCTGGAcacttcagtgacctctgtggagGATCAGGTTGTGGTAATTTGTGCCACCAATAAACCAGAAGAAATAGATGAAGCTGGCCGCAGATACTTTATGAAACGACTTTTAATCCCATTACCTGACAGTACAGCAAGGCACCAGATGGTAATACACTTGCTCTCACAGCACAACTACTGCCTCAGTGACAAGGAGATCGCACTGATTGTGCAGCGTACTGAGAGCTTCTCTGGCTTGGATGTAGTTCGACTGTGTCAGGAAGCAATGGTAGGCCCTCTCCATACCATGCAGGGCACAGACCTTTCAACCATCATGCCTAATCAGTTAAGGCCAATCACTTACCAGGACTTCGACAATGCTTTTTGCAAGATCCAGCCGAGCATTTCCCAGAAAGAGCTGGACGTGTATGTTGAATGGAACAAAATGTTTGGCTGCAGCCAATGA